The Silene latifolia isolate original U9 population chromosome X, ASM4854445v1, whole genome shotgun sequence genome contains the following window.
TCCACTTTCCGTGTTCATATGCTGGCTAAAAAATGTTGATGATGAACAGATTTCCTTGATTTATGCGACTATCTTGAAAGCATCTAGCTAGaagtattattttttattttgtttagtgGTATGTAGTTGTTGATGTTTGAAAAGGATGAATTTTGTCCAACACTGTTACTTCACAATTTGTAGACGAATTTATAGCATCAATCAcaatgcctttttttttttttttttttttttttttggtacgatCACAATGCCACATGTCAGGTCTTGCGAATGTTGATCTTCCGCAAATTCTTCTATGGAGAGATGAAACCCACCAAAACATAGGAAGAAAATCCCATAAAAAAGTGTGTAATTATTGTTGTCAACATTTTTGCTGTAATGAATCGTGTTGGGTGTGACTGACAGGTGCTGGAGATTGTTTATGATCAAACTGTGGAATCAAGGTCTGTTGGACGCGCGCTCCATGAACAACTGTAACCAGATCCTTGACGAAAGCCATAAACAGGAGACCGACATATAATTCCTCATTACAATATACAAAGCGGCTCTCATAGACTCCAAACTGATGATTTTGTTCCCTGGTAACACTGAAATGTGCAGAGACATCTTTGATCAAGTCTAATTAAGTTTGGTGCTTGATAATAATCATGTCAGCCAAGACCGCAATATAAAACCAAAAAGATCATTTTCCtcgtttatttatttgttaaattaTACGCAGTACATGCCTAATTGCTTTCGATAATATCATGAAGAGTTAACATGATGGTTCGTCAGACTATCAGAGAGTAGATGTACTATACATTGCAGGTTCACAAGGGAAAACGAAACAGAAAATTCACTTGCATAAATACGAAACAAAAAAATATTCACTTATATGATGTACGAGTAGTTCTTAAGCCATTTGCCATATTATATTATTACTGAGGTTTTGATGGATTGTTTACTCCAAATACGAGAGGTGGTTAGCTATTCAAATTGATTTGTGATCAGAACTTTCTTAGAAATTGCTCCTTATCACACGGTCTTTAAGATACAAGTCAACCATAAATGGCGTATGAGAGCACATCTGTTGTCAGATGCTATCGATAAACAGTTAACACAGTATTTGTGTCAATTATTTGGTCCATAAAAATTTAACTATACcctaaacatttttaataaaaagGTAAATTAACAATGGAAACGCTTCGAATAACGCGAAAATAAGTAATTTAGTCCCCTTTTAACTTTGTCTAATCATCTGGGCTCCAATCAATACAATCTAAGCTTTAAAAGATTTAATCTCATGATTAGACAAAGTAAGGGGAGCTTGATTAACAAATATACGTACAAAATTGACTAGGATGGAAACTAGAAAGCATCGTATCCTTTGTTTTTTCCAATCCTGTGTACCATCCTAATACCATTCCTAAATCCCAATCCTCTTCAAAAACCACTTTAACTTTATTCtcaaaatatgtttttttttatctACTCCAtgtttaattatgtaatttaaaaAAGTTGGGACTCTCTAATATCAACTGGAAATCTGTTGAAAATGTTAGGGACATTTTATAACCACTCGAAAAAGGACGCTGTAGTTGGCATGGTATTCTGGACTGGATGCAAATTGGTTGCACTCCCATTACAAATGACAACTCTTTAAAAGAAAACAATTACTGTACAGATTAACAGTATTAATATACAAAAACTGAGGTCAAACATTAACACAAACCCATTTCACTTACTCAGATAGATTGAATCCCTCCCATAGTCCCATATCACCTGACACCATAAGTGTCAATCGTCACAGCGGACAGTACACCCATGGAATTATAGCCATGTCTAGACATCCAGTGGTGCAAGGCAGTCGTCAAATTTGGATCAATATCATTGTTCTCTATGTCGGATTCAAAGTCCCCAATACTCATAATCCTCGATTTTGAATCTGACGGTATGAAATTCTGTAAAAAATCCTGGAACTCCTCTTTATCATGCCATACCCTATCTTGAGAAGAATCTTCTATTGATACATTTTTCCAGACTTGAACACACTGGATAAGATTCCAACATCGGGCAATCACTTATGTAGAGACGCTTTAGTTGAGCAAAACAGAGGACTGGTACCGATATTACTAGATGCTTCTTCTGCAGGCCTGACCCCAATCTTGGCCACCACCCTTTCAATTTGGGCAAATCTACAATTCTTAGTTCCTTGAGGCCCTTTGAGATTACTCATGAGTCGTAGGCCTTCCAACGCATCAAAATACTGCTTGTCTTCTAAACTTTTCTGCCCCACCACAAACAAACACAGGGTATGCAGATGGGTAAACAGACCCATGCCTGAAGGCATATGTCTCAGCATTTTGCAACATGTTAGGTTCAAAGTGCTTAGGTCAAGTAGCATGCTCAATTTTTTTGGCAATTCTTCTAAACTCATGCAGTAGGATAAATCCAAAGTCTGCAAATTAACTAGCTTTGTGATTGAATCAGGAAGCACACTCAAGCTATAACATAGCGAAAGATTTAAGCACCTCAAGTGGGACAGTTCACCGATTGATGCCGGTAAACTTTTAGCAGACAATTTTCTTAAATCTAAGGACCTCAACCATGCCCATTTCGATAGTGAACTACTTAGAATGTAGCCAACATCTAATGAAGGGAAGTATATTAATGACTTATAAGTTTTTAGGTAAGTACGAATGTGAGTCTTATTGAAGGTCTCTGGTAAACTAAAGTCAGGTGAAAGAAAGATGTGGCGAACTTTGTTTCCCACATTTAAAGCATTAGACCTTACCCTATAAATATCCTTGCCTGCTACTTGTTCAGCAATATCATGTAAAAGATCATGTATCTTAAATCGTTTAATCTCACCCCATTCATCCACCTCTAAATCTTGGAAAAAACACCTTTGTAACAAAATAAGACAATCAACATTTCCTTATCAATTACAAAATCCTTGGGAAAGATAGcacaataagcaagacaactctTCAAGGAGAAGTCAAGCTGATGGTAACTTAGCCTTAGTATATTGTTCATGGTGTCATCTTTTGCACTGATATTAGCTAACTCAGCATCGCAAAATGATAGCCACTTAAGCTTAGTTTCACCACGCAGTAGACTCGCTACTACTCTAATAGCAAGTGGAACATTTGCACACATTCCCACAATCTTTTTACCAATTTCAATCAATTCATCATCAGGATTTTCTAGTTGCTTTGGTAGAAAAGCCATTCTTTCAAACAAACGCCATGACTCGTCTTCCCGTAAGCCTTGCAACTCATGCACTCGAACATCTGCTACGATTTGAGCTGTTTTTTTCGAACGTGTGGTTACCACTATACGACTTCCACTTGCCCCTGCCTCCAATAAATTTTCCAGGTCCTGCCATCTATGGTAACTTTCGGTCCACACATCATCTAACACAAGTAAATATTTTTTCCCACCGAGTTGCTTCCTAATTTTAAGATGCATCTGCTCTAAAGAGGTTATATTGTGTGTATTACTACTAGGTAGTTCTTTCACAATCTTAGCTAAAATATCGGTCAAGTTCCATTGATCCTGATAAGCAatgtgtgacgatccgcacacttgaacccttagatttatttatgcttatgtaatttcatttcccttgtacatttgtagtaagtattttcttagtagttttagaataggtttccataaataggtatatcgctattctgaactaaacttgtaaaatcaatgtttcctgctaccaggatgtaactatcatatttccctctttagggagtaccaatgaatgaaaatctacttcctaccttgtgccttcgtattgcttgttgttgctttgttgtgaacgactcttagccttcacttttctaacaagccgtgtttgtgggatcgacactaggatcccaactcacaccccgagacccgagtatcgtgctagtgggcgatccctcactagtacgaagatccttgtcgcttgcatcttgccttgagacgggcaaaggtgcgcgccacggtccggcaaaagtagcggaccgtgacatttggtatcagagcccggtcttcggacgggcATCTGCAAGCCGCATTTTtttatcgagatcgagaaaatgggcgaaacaatcgaggaccgagtggatgccttagaggacgcaatcgaagtcaagcttcccaaactcgaggacatcgttatgcggatggctgcgagcctcgaggagttgcaaaagacggtttgtgaccttgagacgaaggtggacgggatggacacccgcatccaagcgatcagtggtgcgatccccgacgatcgggaggaagagatcaatcatctgcatcgaaaggtcgagatgttagagaacacttgcgccacgctcgtgaaagcggtggccaatgacgggaaatctgtggggagccataaggtgaaggcacctccacctcgtgcctacgatggggcgagggattcgaaagcggtcgataactttatcttcgatatggagcaatacttccgagtaagtgggctcgacgaagacgcggaagttgtcacggtaagcatgtatctagtcgacgatgccaagatgtggtggagggctaggtacaaggaaatcgatgcgggcacgattacgatgacatcgtgggccgacttcaagaggatcttaaaggatcacttctaccccgagaacacggagtttgttgcttggaagaagttgaaggaaatcaagcacaccaaatcaatccgggaatatttgagggaattctcagcgtgcatgctcgagattaccgaaatgtccgagacggacatgacattcgaattcattgatgggttgaagaggtgggcacaacaggaggtcatgaggcagaatcccaaaactctgtcttcggccatatcggctgcggagcgcctgctcgactttcacggggagcgagaggcaccaagagtggtggcaccaacggggaatatGCGGTGCGTCACAgagtgggtacaatggacaaaggccacaaaacagcgccatttcagttgggaacagtcggttccgctcgcaaggaagtcaagcccaatcggcgagcactacaaactcgccctcaagctcgtcttcgaaggcgggaaactctactgcttccacaacgaagagaccgttcgcgtgttttgtgtgcaagggtcctcacaaaatggccgattgtccgaacaaagtggagttcaatgccatgttcaagaagatgccgaaaggggctcaagaacatcttgatggggcgttgaccaactatcaccaagagtgtaacgaagactcgagtgatggtgaagaccaaccacggatgggctcacttcaacggatcagcgcgatggggaaatacgaagattcctccgccaagaaatccaacgagctcatgtacgtggacttgatggtgaatgggaagcaagcacgagccttgatcgactcaggcgcctcccataactttgttacgaaagaggaagcgGATCGGTTGAGGCTAGTTCTGCGGGATGCTAACAGCTGCCTAAAGCCGGTCAATGGAAAAgtgagacgcgtccaaggagtggctaagaaggtcgcggtccaagtgggtgagtgggcaggggagctcgacttcaccaccgttccgctggatgacttcaagttagtactcgggatgcagttctttcagaaagcattggtagtattgaaaccgagtgacggatcgatgctactaatggggtctattgtagtgaagacggtagacaacgacgaagacaaggggcagcatcgaatttcggctatgagggtgataccgacgccgaaacaagggatgcgaccttggagaatgcctaaaggttcagtggagccgagggcgaacaagacccatGCTAACTACAatgctaagtggcctgggggacgaaagaagagtctaccccctcaccgaggagtagacaatgagggccgagatgcccaaagaagtaggcctcgtaccatcagggggccgcgtcgatgtctttgaatcgacgtcctggtttgcgggtcggTCGACCCAGgagataaggcctcgtaccatcgggggccgcgtcgatgtcttGAATCGACGTTCGGTTTCGGGTCGAtcgacccaagagagaaggcctTGTACCATcgggggccgcgccgaaatgcGATTCGGCGTCGGAGATCTCACATTCCCTTGAATGCAGTCTTTGAAGTGACGAGAGACAAGATGAAGGTCTGTTGGGGCCAGTACTTGAAGGAATCCCGAGAGAGGACTTTTCAAGCAGCTGCAAAGTGGACGTTCCCAAGAGACAAGGAGCACGTGGTGAacttggagaacatgatgttcgacagcttctatgtcaaggaactccagcctatccttgaggggacgaagaggccagtcattgtttgggacgaagcgcacattcaagccgagttgtacaagccaatccccactgcatggacagtcagagctcaccgaggatgtctcactgaagcaccattcaagattttttgtgttgccgagggcggcaacagattaggtgggggagagtgtgacgatccgcacacttgaacccttagatttatttatacttatgtaatttcatttcccttgtacatttgtagtaagtattttcttagtagttttagaataggtttccataaataggtatatcgctattctgaactaaacttgtaaaatcaatgtttcctgctaccaggatgtaactatCATATTTCTCTCTTTAGGGAGTAccagtgaatgaaaatctacttcctaccttgtgccttcgtattgcttgttgttgctttgttgtgaacgactcttagccttcacttttctaacaagccgtgtttgtgggatcgacactaggatcccgactcacaccccgagacccgagtatcgtgctagtgggcgatccctcactagtacgaagatccttgtcgcttgcatcttgccttgagacgggcaaaggtgcgcgccacggtccggcaaaagtagcggaccgtgacacaaTGCAAGTCCAATATTTCAATTCGAATGCACTCGTGACCCTAGGATCATTATAAACAAGTTGAGCAAATACGGTTTTTCCTAACCCTCCCCATCCCCACAATGGCCAGGCAGGAAATATTGCTTGGTTGCTCAACATCATCAGTGCTGAGTAGCACCCGCACAAATTTCTCCAATTCCGCACCTCTCCCTATTATTGTATCATTTTGAGACACCAAAGAAGATGATTCTGGCTTTATAAACCTCTTTGGCTCATTGCCAACTTTAAACAAAAACTTATCACTGTTTGATGCAATGCCATCCAATTTCTTATTTACTTTCATAACTTTGCGAGACAGATTGTGAAAACGAAGACTAAAACGAGAAAGGAATGATCGCACCTTGTTAGACAGTTTATGATTCGTCTCGACGACAGCTTTCCTCTGCTTGACTAGAGTGACAAACTCATCAAGCACGTCATTAGCGTCGTAAATGGCATCTTTGAGCTCTTCAATGTAAATTGTTTGTTGCTGACTGAGCGCACCTTGGTAGGCATCAGCATCCACTAGAACAGATTGGACGATGCTGACTGTTTTTTCGAGGCGTTCAAACTCTTCCTTATATTGATACAAGGAGAACGTGGCCTTGAGCTGATCCAAAGTTTGGATTGCAGAAATGATGGTTTGAACAACAGACAATACTGTTGCCAAGTCCATCTTTTGGGTAGTTTATGAAACAGAAACGGAAAAAGGAATACAAAGGAAGGAGCTTAATGGTATACAAAGAAGGGAGCTTGATTATTGTAGGTGTGTTGAATTTTTGTTGTCTTTGGGGCCAATTATATAGCACTTCCTATACAACTTGTATATATTTAACAAAGTGATAAAACAATGGAAGTCAATTATCTCGATTCACCATTTACAAGCATTTATTTGCTATCATCCTGGCAAATAAAACAAAAGAACTGATGTCTTGAGCAACAAAAAGACGAGATTTTCGAAAGAGAAAATATACACACATATACTGAATgataggatttttttttttaaagaggaTCGAATTGGCATTTTCCTTATTATATGCTTCCTTTCTCTCAATCATCTGTCTTTCTTTTTTATTCACTGAGTGGTATTTTTATAAAGATACACAAACAACCGGAACGTTGTTGGGAGAAGACCGTCTCAACAAGAAGTAATAAACTCTTATCAAATTTATCATCCTTATACACTCCCCTAGCACGAAATCCCTTCGGGATTGCAGAGTAGTTGATGCACAAGCCTATCTATACCAGTGGAAAACATGAATTGAGGAGAGGGGCACTGTAAGGGAAAAAGATCACAGACTATAAACAAACTGAATAGCTTAACTAGTAAGCGATGAAAGTGTACACTACAGCCACGCTGTAAATTTCACAGAGGCAGGAAGACTACTACAGGAAAAGGGATATGACTTTTAATGACAAAACACAGCATGAATGAAATTTACACAGTTCCATGTGTAAAACAGAAACATTGTCATTGAAGATCATCAGAACGAAAGAGAAAGAGTCAAAGAGTTACCTCAATCTGCATCTTAGGAAGGGTTTTCGCAATATATATCTTAGTGTTTTCGGCAGCAATCAGTAGTCCTCTGCGAAAATGTGTCAAAATCCTCTTAGCAAATCATACACTTATCTTTTCATTGCCATCTGAAAATCATCACCATTTTTGGTAGCATCAGAATGGTTCAAGCATTCAGTCCTTTTAGCATATTTTACTATCACTGTTGCAAAATCAATTCACAAGTCCCCATCATTAGACTCATCACTGTTGCAAGTAAGCATACAAAACTAATCTTTATCAATTCGTCAAACTGGTAAAGAAACAACTTAAACAAACATATTTTACTATCACTGTTGTATTCCATTCATTTCACTTTGTTTTTTCCATTTACAAATGACacaacttttaaaaaaaaatgaaaaagtatttcgcatttatataaaaaaaactgAGGTCAAACATTAACACAAACTGAGGTCAAACATTAACACCTGCCGCCATAAGTTCTCGAAAATCAATCGTCGCAGCGGACTCCCATGGAATTGTAGCCATGTCTTGACATCCAGCGGTGCAGGGCAGTCATCAATTTTGTATCAATATCAATGTTCTCTATGTCGGATTCGAAGTCGCCAATTACTCATAATACTCGATTTCGAATCTGACGGTAAAAAGTTCTGTAAAAAATCCTGGAACTCGCCTATATCATCCCATACCATAGCTTGATGAGAATTGTCAATCGATACATATTCCAGACTCGAACACACTGGAAAAGATTCCAACAACGGGCAATAACTTATGTTCAGCTTCTTTAGTTGAGCAAAACAGGGGACTGGTACCGATACTACTGAAGCTTTTCTTAAAATGGGGCTGAAAATCAAACAAATCAACAAAATGGGTTTACTTTCAAActtattacccaaaatgggtccacgtcatcaccgAAGCTAGGTTCGGATTCAAATCGCTACCATTTTTGGTAGCATCGAACACAGGACTTCTTGCCAATATGAATTAATACATTAACCACCGGCCCAAACAAGTTTCTATGCTTAAGATTAGCGCTTTATTAAATGTATCCACATTAATTGTTCAATTTAAAAGCATTTAATA
Protein-coding sequences here:
- the LOC141617820 gene encoding putative disease resistance protein RGA1, with amino-acid sequence MDLATVLSVVQTIISAIQTLDQLKATFSLYQYKEEFERLEKTVSIVQSVLVDADAYQGALSQQQTIYIEELKDAIYDANDVLDEFVTLVKQRKAVVETNHKLSNKVRSFLSRFSLRFHNLSRKVMKVNKKLDGIASNSDKFLFKVGNEPKRFIKPESSSLVSQNDTIIGRGAELEKFVRVLLSTDDVEQPSNISCLAIVGMGRVRKNRICSTCL